In the Colletotrichum lupini chromosome 1, complete sequence genome, one interval contains:
- a CDS encoding flavoprotein yields MDPPDPLPLRITRSASSSSSLHFKPRDRKLHLLVAANGPRDISWAQALVVRLSKSSAIEMRAIVDDAVPRLSQTVITMQNRSMTLPLGPSRAGSEADVDDIEFYRQQAFELVEWADLLVLAPIDADNIAKMMVGIADTFLLEVLRGWDTAKKVLLVPGMSTHMWENPVTKRQLNKINSKWPWVRAMPPILWHYDSAHKHPKRIVNWNGFNDVLGIIKNQADLLGLGRDVDVVTHLGYLASGDPRVYSNLPPEIWTIILDFADDWELAQALGIFTNLPMPYPWKLQPRNPNDPVKVYEHELEWLVLTCDSTSICKKLLQSPPTFHELPALVIKLLIRFSLIEVLTWMEANRPDLFQAFDGKVLATKASAYFGRSDVLDYWKESRYFRGRHQQCYDAEALDGASKNGHIQSLDWWWRRSGLPLRFTEAALEQASGKGHLLVLEWWRDAAAQDENIVLRPGKSLLWAAQHGQVDVIRWWVASGIPVANGDGVAKIASRWGQVGVLELWRKLKGNDKLAFDGEVLVQPTIHQHIGVLEWWRKFAYGELEGMEGRKHRVEYRTCDIEEALEDSIGDQEPVRKWWASNGLNLSIRNLEWMRPRYL; encoded by the coding sequence ATGGATCCCCCCGACCCCTTGCCGCTCCGAATAACGAGGagcgcctcctcctcctcgtcacTTCATTTCAAGCCGCGCGACCGAAAGCTTCACCTTCTAGTGGCCGCTAATGGGCCCCGCGACATATCATGGGCACAGGCTCTCGTCGTCCGTCTCTCCAAGAGTTCGGCCATTGAGATGCGCGCCATCGTCGACGACGCCGTGCCCCGCTTAAGCCAGACTGTCATCACTATGCAGAACCGATCCATGACACTGCCGCTAGGTCCGTCGCGTGCCGGCTCCGAAGCAGACGTTGACGATATTGAGTTCTACCGCCAGCAGGCATTCGAGCTGGTCGAGTGGGCTGATCTCCTGGTTCTCGCCCCGATCGATGCCGACAACATTGCCAAGATGATGGTGGGAATCGCGGATACTTTCCTTCTTGAGGTGCTTCGCGGCTGGGACACAGCGAAAAAGGTGCTTCTCGTCCCTGGGATGAGCACGCACATGTGGGAGAACCCGGTAACGAAAAGGCAGTTAAACAAAATCAATAGCAAATGGCCTTGGGTGCGAGCTATGCCACCTATACTCTGGCACTACGACAGCGCCCACAAACACCCGAAGCGAATCGTCAATTGGAACGGCTTCAACGACGTGTTAGGCATCATCAAGAACCAAGCCGACTTGCTCGGCCTGGGTCGGGATGTGGACGTCGTCACCCATCTCGGTTACCTCGCTTCGGGTGATCCGCGAGTATACTCCAATTTGCCGCCGGAGATCTGGACTATCATTCTCGACTTTGCCGACGACTGGGAGTTGGCGCAGGCGTTAGGGATTTTCACCAACCTGCCCATGCCATATCCTTGGAAGCTACAACCCAGGAACCCCAACGATCCGGTGAAGGTCTACGAGCACGAATTGGAGTGGCTCGTACTTACTTGCGACTCCACCTCTATTTGCAAAAAGCTGCTTCAGTCGCCGCCTACCTTCCACGAACTCCCAGCACTCGTCATTAAGCTTCTTATCCGCTTCTCGCTGATTGAAGTGCTTACCTGGATGGAGGCCAACCGCCCTGATCTCTTCCAGGCTTTCGACGGCAAGGTCCTCGCGACCAAGGCTTCCGCATACTTTGGACGCTCCGACGTCCTTGATTATTGGAAGGAGAGCCGATATTTCCGTGGTCGCCACCAACAGTGCTACGATGCCGAAGCCCTTGATGGGGCGTCCAAAAACGGCCATATACAGAGCCTGGACTGGTGGTGGCGGCGCTCCGGCTTACCGCTCCGCTTTACCGAGGCTGCTCTCGAGCAGGCCAGTGGAAAAGGTCATCTTCTCGTGCTTGAATGGTGGCGTGATGCAGCTGCCCAGGACGAGAATATTGTGCTTAGACCTGGGAAGTCGCTGTTGTGGGCCGCCCAGCACGGCCAGGTTGACGTCATACGTTGGTGGGTGGCCTCTGGCATTCCTGTTGCCAATGGAGACGGCGTAGCAAAAATTGCTTCACGATGGGGTCAGGTCGGCGTTCTCGAACTTTGGAGGAAGCTAAAGGGCAACGACAAGCTCGCTTTCGACGGCGAGGTCCTCGTTCAACCTACAATCCATCAGCACATTGGGGTTCTGGAGTGGTGGCGCAAGTTCGCATATGGCGAGCTTGAAGGAATGGAAGGGCGGAAACACCGCGTCGAATACCGAACCTGCGATATCGAAGAGGCCTTGGAAGACAGTATCGGCGATCAAGAGCCGGTGCGGAAGTGGTGGGCCAGCAACGGGCTCAATCTGAGTATTCGTAATCTTGAGTGGATGAGGCCCAGGTATCTGTAG